The nucleotide window AGAGGTCTCCAATCTGGTTGGAGTGGTGTAAGGAAAGGGACAGGcaatgaattaagaaaaataacaagacACAGATGATTTATGTAGAGCCTTGTACACCATAGTGAGGTCTTGGGTTTCTACCTCCAGAGAcatgggaagccactggaagaGGTTGATTAATTTAGAGGGTGTTAAATACCCAGGCAAAAGATTCTGGTGGCATTAGTGGAGATGGTGAAAAGTAGTCAGATTTAGCTAAAGGTTATGCCTATTAGACATCTGAGTAGTGATCTCTAGTGacaatttaaatatatcaatCTACAGCTCATGGATTGGGAGTTATTGACACATAGAATCTGTACAAGGCACTGGACTTCTGAGATCATCCAGGAAAAGAGTGTGGACATAGAAGAGAAGAGGGCACTGGGACGTTCCGACATTTAGAaactaagaagaggaagaggcttCAGGAAGGGATACTGAGAAGATGAACTTTAGATAATGCCTAAGGTCTTCCCTAATCTTTGTTTCTCCCAAAAGATCCCAGAATTTTTTGACATGGACATTGACATAAACTTGCAACTTATTGGCCATATAGTGTAACAAGAGACAGTATAGCATAATAATTATGAACATGGATTCTAACCTCAGACTACATGAGctgaaatcccagctcttttGTTTAATCGTTCTGTAACCCTGAGCAAATTAATTGGCCTTATGGGGCCTCTAACGGTGATACTTACAGCACCTACCACATAAAagatatgagaattaaatgagataatatttacaAAGATCTTAACACTGTCTTTCTAGGTACTTAATAAGCATTAGCTATATTAGCTACTATTACTGGTTGCTGTATGAAGCACTGAGttcttaaatggaaaaaaagttgaaatattgTTAATAAATAAAGTATTAGGTAACACAGTTGTTAACGTGGATAACCCAAGACCTGTGTTAATTCAACATCATATTGTTGTCACATACTCTGCATCAGAACTGGTCAAGACAGCATCCTTGCCCTGTAGAAATCTCACCTCTGATGAATGCTTACTGGCTTTAGCCAATGAAATGCACAGCCAAGCTTGGCGCATCTTGTATTTACCCAGATATGTGGGTGGTTGTTtccctatttgtcaaaaaaaaaaaaaaaaaaaaaaagcatttgcctGACAGATCTATTGTGCCAAGAGCCTAAAATGCCACTGACACACAGAATATTGTAAGTGTTCATGGAGCTCCAAAGCACTAGTTGTTACGTGATTTGTGAAGCTGTAAACCCATCAAATAAAACATAGTTATGGTTTTAAAACAAAGAACTCACAGTGAATTACCAACCCCAGAATtcagatttcattattttctcccttctatTTTGCACAAACAagatccaaaaatatttatttactgttgTGCTGGAGTCCTAGATGTATATCTTAACCACAAAACACAAGAAACctagtgtcaacttgattgaccTAGGAATTCACTGTCTTAGAGACCTCACCTCTATCAAGGGATAAACCAACTGTTCCTGGATTGAAGTGCTTTGTACCAACACAGGAAAAGGCACCAGCTATGCTCATGTCTCTATTAtgattctttttcatgttttttttttctttcattcaaattGCATCTGTAGGTGGTTCAAATTGCTGGCTTCTCCTTTCCCTGCTTCCACTGTAATGTTGCAAGAGTCATGTCGGCCTCTCACTGGGGGCTGTGCTCACAGTGCTTTGGTGGAACTCTGCTCTTGAGGCAGCAGCAGTGGGCAGCATGGCAAGACTTAACAAGAACAGAGCTTGGAATCAAATGGGTCTGAGTTAGAATCTTTATTGCATGCATCTGCATAACATCTATTTCACAGTAtcattcttcttctctttcttcaaatGTGTAGCTGTCCAACATGCACCAGCCTCTGGGATTCTGATGTGAATAAGATCTTCTTTTTCAGAGGTGAacaaatattcttcaaatatgaAGAAGATCTTTTCTTCACCTCTGAATAAGATATAGCGCTTGACCTGAAGGAGTTCACAGTCAAATAGGGGAGGTGGCCATGTACATAGATTGTTATAATGCAATATGCTAAATGCTCCCCTTAAAGTAGGCATAATACTTACTGGGAGCACAGGGTTTGAGGGGTAGGGTGGAGTGGGTATCCGATGCAGCTAGGGAAGAAATGGCTCCAAGAGGAGGTCACATGTGAGCAAGCAGGAGCAGGGCAACCCAGTAGAGAGAAAAGTATTGCAAAAGCTAAGAGCCATGGAAGAGTACAGCATGTTCAGGAGACTGCAAAGAGTTCCCTGTGGCTGGGGTAAATGTCCAAAAGTTGAAGAAGAGTCAGGAGTTGAACCTGGGAATGCATACAAGAGCCAGTTCACAGAAGACTCTGAAAGACCATGTAATAGAAATTTCTCCATAATCTTTCAGCTTGAATACAGTGAGGGGGCAAGATATTGAATCTAGGCTTTTCTAGGTGGGATATCATAATCAggtataaacacacatacacacacacacacacacacacacacacagagtgccaCACACTTTCTCTGAGGTTAAGATATACATCTAGGACTCCAGCACAACAGTAAATGAGCCGAGGTCCTAGGTTGCTGCATGACTGCCTCGGCCACTTCTAATTTATCCCACTGCCTGCAGCTGATTCCATCTATAAAAATTGATGTAACATAGTCCCATCACCCATTGCTGCTGCCCCCAAATCAATCAGGCtatggaggattttttttttttttcgtatctTTGCCTTTGACCTTGACTAAGGCTGTTGCCACTTGATTATCCATGCAGCAAACAGTGTCATATGCACGTGTCAAACCAATGGGAGCAGTCTTCTCACCCCCCGTCATTCCCTCCTCACCTGAGGGTTATCTTCTTGCCTTCTCTTCGACCTGTCTCAGAAGCCTGTATCAGCCTATGTCGGAGGTTGATATGTCATAGAGGCATTTGATGGCGATGTGCAGGTGCAAGGCAAGACCAAGACCACCTCCTCCACAGCCTTACTAACTGTGAAAGGGACTCTGgtccctctctttcctctcaaGACTCAGGTTAAGCTCCTCCTATCTGCCCTAACCTCTCTAGTCCCCCTCTTAAGCTAAGTCAGAGTTTAAACTTAAgtccttgtttttttccttcaaagtttCTCTAGATATTAAGAAGTTCGTTTTATACTAGAGATGAGAGGAGCTGTGGAAGACTCTGCTTTTTAAATCGCAAAtgaatattgtatatatttgtcatgtacaacatgttgttttgaaatacatatatattgtggCATGACTACATCGAactaacatatgcattacctcacatccttttttgtggtaagaacacttaaaatctattttttcagcaattttcaagaacaTAATACCGTGTTATggactatagtcaccatgttgtacaataaggtctcttgaatttattcctcttaACCGAAATTGTGtatcttttaaacaaaatcttcCCAATCCCCTCTCTCACTCCTTTCCAGttcctctctacttctatgatttcaaatttattagattccacatataagtgagatcaagtaatatttgtctttctgtgcctgtcttatttcacttgacataatgtcCTGTGGAAGACTACTAAGAAGAGAAGCCAGGTGGtataatttctgtttataaaagaTTTCTCAGGTTGCCTTTGAAGGATGGAGCAATGGAGATTATCAGGACACTGTTGCAATGATCCAGGCAAGACATAATAATGGCCTGCACCATTAGAGTGGCTGCAGTGGACAAGACAGAAAAGATTCAAGAGATTTTTATGAGATAGAGTGACTAAGATTTAAAAGCCACCACTAAGACTGTGAGGAACAATTTCATGAAAGGGTGGATGGGaagaacacaaatagaaaaattgggAAGGAAGTTGCAGGGCACCACTTTTACTCTTTTGGGTTTGAGGAGTGTTTGGGACATTTTTCTGTAGATTTTCCTGTTGGTTGTCAGAAATATGGTCTAGAGCTCAAGACAGAGATCCaggctggaggtggaggtttggAAGTCATTGGTAACAGGTGGGAGTTGAAACTGCAGCTTCTGATTAAACGCTAAAGAGAACATAGTGATTAACAAGAGGTGGAGGTCAAGGATAGACTCCtgaaccagacatggtggtgtgtgcctaaaATCCCAGAGGACTCAGGAGCCTAAGGAGGGATGATTGCTttaggccaagagttcaaggctgcaatgggccatgattgcaccattgcactccagcctgaatgacagagagtGACCCTTCTCTAAGAAAGGTGGGGAAGGGTAGAATCCTGGGGAACACCAATAACTTACGAAGAACATCCAGCAAAGCAGGTTGAGAGTGAGTTGTCTGGAGCAGAGATACACAGAGGAGAGGGTGTGTCAGAGATAACCACGGGGAAGGGTTTCAAGAAAGTTTAAGTGTTTAATATCAATGAATGTAGAATATTTAAGTGagctaaaaaaaattagatttgacATTAGATTTGACAATTAAGAGGTCCTTTGTAACCTCGGAGAAGCAGGTTTAAGGAAATCGTGGAGGACTGAGCATGGCTGTCAATGGTAGAAAGGACATCGAGGAGTAGTGGAAAGAGAGGCACGCAGAGCTGGAGAATTGCTGTCGAAGATGGAGGCAGTTGAATGTGTTTATGCGCTGGAGGAAGGAATCTCTGTCAGGTGGAAGAGCTGATATGATTTCACTGCCCAAGTGAAAGGGTCTAAGAAGACCGTGAGGTCAGGCTGTGGAAGGACCTCGATCACCTGGCGTCGGTTCTTGCTTCATACAGCTCAGTGTCAAGCTGAGACAAGCAGGGACAGGTGAGCTATCCTCTGCCCCCGCCGCTGGCAGACATCACCGCTGGAAGCTCAGCTCCTGCTCTGGAGAGGTCAGCACAGCCCTCAGGGCTGATGCTGAAGAAAAAGCCCATCTTCGCTCTCGACGCGCTTCCCCTAAATAACCTCTAACCCAGATGGCGCCTTGCACATGGAGCTCCATCCAGCATTCCCCGCACGCCGGGCTGTTCTTCCCAGCCATGCAGGTTTGTGCTTCCAACAGTCATTCCTGCCTCCTCTCTGCCAGAACAGCTGCGCCGCGACTGCTGCCAGCTCTGTCTACTGGAGTAAATGCATTTTCAGGCCTCATCAGCTCACTGGGAAACAATGAAAGGATGTTGGTCAAAATAACAGCAGTCTCTGGCCTGTAGCCCCCACCAGCAGAATTTCTGGCATACAAAAATAAGTTCTCCTTCCTCTCCAATTTTTCCTTTCCAGCAGCAGGAACTGGGTTTTCACACATCCTCCCACAGCCAAGAGTGGAATCGGAAGTCACAGCACAAAAACTGTCCTCGCTGCTGTTTCGGGAGTTTGTCACTATCTGGAGAGGCCCTTCTCTGTCACCATTGGGATTGGCCTTACCACATCAAGGCCCCAGGCTGCTCTGCTGAGCCTTGAGGAGGACCCTCCCAAAGCATTTCAGCTTTTCTGTGTGGCCCTAAACAAGGCTGCTTTGGTTACTCAGAACCTTAAACAACCTCTGCATTGCACTTTTTTGACTCTTTCCATTTGGGAGCCCTCTTGCTGTCAGACCTCAGACCAATTCAACTTAGAACTGTGTCCAGAAACAATTTTTATGATACTGTATGGAATCACTCCCTCAATTTTTATCCTTTTCAGTACTCAGCATGGTACCAAGACTAAGCTGATGCATCCGAACTGCTCTCCTCACCTTCCATATCCTCTATGAGAGGGTTAGAAGCAGCCTACTCATGACAGACTCCGTCGTACCTATGATCCCACACCCTCCCTCCCATGCTTTAGCATGTCTGGAATTCCCCAATGGGTGCATCTCTCGGAGATTCTCATTCAAGACTGGCATTGAGAGCACCTTCAGAACCTTTGAATTTAGCTCTTCACTGTGCTGTCTTCCCCACTACAGAGGGTGAGCCTCTCTCTGATTCTCTGATGTCAATAGAAAAGGGgagaaggctcagagaggccagtCACGTTCCAGTTCTTCAAGTGAGCAGGAAttctgccatctgcaagccatgGTTTGCCTTTTAGCTTCTGAGTGATAGTCCAGGAGTGGATTTTCATCGAAAGCACTGCTCAGCTGAGGAGCAGACTACTCTGCGAATAAATCACCTGGCTCTGCATTCAGCAGTCTGGTGGTTTAAGTTAGGCAGGCAGGACGGTTTATTGAGTGTCAGGCTGGAATAGGAGCTGTGGGGAGGCAAGACAGACACACACTGGTCTCACTTGCTCTTCAGAATCTCAGAAACTAAGATCACTTTTGGCTACCCTCAATTTTTGAGAATTTATGTCAGTTCTTCAGCCGGGAGGTAGTTTAGTGACATAGGAAGCATGTCACCATGGATATTTAAATCAATTTTGCTTGTACCTTCAGAAGTTTTTGATATGAGTCATTTTCTAAAAGCTATAAATAATGGTTAGTCTTGGAAAGTAAATGTAGTTGCCAcgatttttagaaaaatgtagaaacaatctaaaatgttatattttacagCCCAATTTTTCCTGTAGTACTCATGTCTTATAtagaacagcttttttttttttaatgaagacatCCTATTGActctctttgtttttcagtttccttaCAATATGAGATAATGGAAATTTGTTCATATATGGTGGCTAAAACTCCTTTGaggttcaaataaaaataatggaaagaaatacacaaaatagtAATGGTGAAGTATTATGGGTAGAAGAAAAGTCATGAGTAGCAGGAATCACACAGATCTGGGTTAGAACTAGTCACACCACCTGCTATTTATAGGACCATgaactatgctttttttttttttttctttcccccgagatggagtctttcgcttgtggcccaggctggagtgtaatggtgggatcttggctcactgcaacctccactcccacaggttcaagtgattctcctgcctcagactgcggagtggctgggattacaggcatgcaccaccatgcccggctaatgttgtattttttagtagagacagtgtttgaccatgttggtcaggctggtcttgtgtctggaattggttcttTCCGGTGGATTcttggtctggctgacttcaggaatgaagccgcagacccttgcagtgagtgttacagctcataaaggtagtgcagacccaaagagtgagcagcagcaagatttattgtggaaagggaaagaacaaaccttccacagtgtggaaggggaaccgagcaggttgctgctgctggcgcaggtggccagtttttattcccttatttgaccccacccacatcctgctgatggttcattttacagagcgctgattggtctgtttttacagagtgctgattggtgcatttacaaacctttagctagacagagcaCTGATTgatgtgtttacaatcctttagctagacagaaaagttctccaagtccccacccgacccagaagcccagctggcttcgcctctcagtctcaaactcctgacctcagatgatccacccaccttggcctcccaaagtgctaagattacaggcatgagccaccatgcctggctaaactATGCTTCTTTAACCTTATAATCCTCAGTTTCTTATCggtgaaatgggaataaaaatacctACTTCTCATAAGAtgcttgtgaggattaaatgaaaaacacatcTAGCATTAGCCCAGGTcataatagatgttcaataatATCTGTTATCCTTTTCCCCTTTTTGCTAGGGTGATAGATTCGTGGATGTGTTTTCGTCCTATTAGCCAAACCACCTTTATTAGTGTATtatctcaaaaatttaaatattaaagattaaATCATGTTATATATCTGGTTATTTTCCTAACCTCATTATTCTAACTAAAAGCAATTAAGaacaggaggaaaggaaaaatgtgtttaaaaagtaATGGTGTTAGCTATTCCTTATTCCAAGTGCTGAGCGATTGTAATACTGTTACCAATGTAGCATAAGAATTTTACAAAGGGTGTCTTTCCAAATAAGAAGAAGAATAGCTATTTATTACAATTTATAATTTTGCCAGATACAATGTATAACTTTGCCAGATACAAAGCTGAGTGTTTCTACGCAtaatctcatttagtcctcacaagtCCTCTATGAGGTACGTATTATGAGCGTttgtcattttatagatggggaaattaATGACAAGAGCTTTTAAGTAACTTTCCTTCTATGATTCAGGTGCTAGGTGGTGGTGGTAGAATCCAAGCATGAGTCTATTTATTCCAAACCTGTGAGCGTCGACCACCAAATGGTACATCATTTCCATCTTTAGTATGTTACATTTCATTAGAACTTGAGCTAATGCAGTTTAACCTCCATCTGCTATTCTGAACACTTCCTAGCACCTGTACAAGCACAGCCCAAATAGCTAcatgtgagaggagagagagcacTGGCCTGGGGATCAGCTCTGTGGCTTCTAACCCTGCCTCTGCAGCTTGTTAGCTGTCCATCTTTTGCCCATGACTTACCCTCTCTGAGGCTACATTTCTTTACCTGTAAACTGGCAGTTAAGGTTCCTTCTCTGCTTACTTGGAAAAGAGGTGAGTAGTTACAAAGACTGTCCATGTCCTCCAGCCAAAACCACCGGGAACACACCTACATGTTGAACAAGTTGGATGTATTACTCATTACAGTGAGAAAGAATGTCACCATAGGGGACTGTGGAGCATTGCAGTATGACAGTGTGAAAAGGAAGTATAGTATTATAGGATGTGGGCTCTGGTTGGGAGATTTTGGGGAGGGTCTAATGAAGCAAGAGTTCACTCTGGATTGTTAGGGACAATTCTATGATTGGATATCTTAATAAATCTTATGTATAGAGAGGACAGACTAGAGTGAGACTAAAGCGATCGTGAGTAAAGAAGTAGCTGTCATTCATATTAGCCGGGAGAGGGGGTCATGTGGTATTTTGTGGCTTTTACAAggacattgtttttgtttgtgcttAGACAAAGTTATGAAGGGACACTGTTTTGTCTCACTTCATCATGGTCACAGAATGAGCATGTGTTAATGTTCTGTGAGATGGTGCCTAGCAGAACAGCATCGCCTTGCTGTGAGCTCCCAGCCAGCTTCTAACAACATCGAGGCTTAGGGGACAGAGTAAGGCCAGCTCCTGGATATCAGGGCTACTTTTCTGTTCCTCAAGACCAAACGAGACAATGTaagcaaaagaagcaaaagaaggtTTTGTTGACTGCAAAGCAttgtacaaatttttaaaaatagatacttatgtatatataatttatatattagatatatttttagatatacataatatatattatatatatttttagatatatatattatatatatcaagGCTGAGTGCTGGAGTTTTTGGTTggcattaaaattagaaagatcaTCTTTCACCTTTTTCAACAGAAAATTAAGTAGGTATTTCCTGCAAATTTGGGGTAACTGGGAATATTCACTTTCTCAAGAAACAAGACAAGTGCTGCCCTTGAGGGCTCAGGGGCGAGCCGAAGCACCTTTCTCACTCTACCTTGCTTCTGTTGTTATCTACCTCTAGGTCGGACTCATCTCAGGTACAGTCTTTGTGATCCTCGGATTGACTGTTCTGGCAGTGGGCTTTCTTGTGCCCCCCAAAATCGAAGCATTTGGGGAAGCCGATTTTGTGGTGGTCGACACGCATGCTGTCCGGTTTAACAGTGCTCTGGACATGTACAAGCTGGCAGGAGCTGTTCTCTTCTGCATTGGAGGCACATCCATGGCAGGGTGCCTGCTGATGTCAGTGTTTGTAAAGAGCTactccaaagaagaaaaattcctcCAGCAGAAGTTTAAAGAACGAATCGCAGACATCAAAGTCCACACCCAACCGGTTACAAAAGCTCCAGGGCCAGGGGAAACAAAGATTCCAGTCACTTTGTCCAGGGTTCAAAATGTCCAGCCTCTATCGGCAACCTGAAACATTTCCCACCCCAGTTCTTCTTGTCTGATTTATGCCCATAGTTAAAAGGAGCAGGCCAGTTTTCAAGATAAAGAAGATTTGGCATTGACTGCCCCAGGGCTGTGTTCAGCTCTGGGCAGCATAGTGGGTGGACTCACACTTGCTCGGTTCAGGCAGCTCTGCTGGAGGTCGGTGCCATGCCTAAGCCTGTGCACATGCATCCAGCTGCTTAAGATGGGTGCTTCCTTGTGCTTGGTCACCAGAAGTCCCCCGGAACTCTGTTTCATAGATCGTGACTTTGTGTTATTTTCTGTGTTATTCGAAAGCGCCAACGAGTTTAGACCAGCTCACCAATGGTTAATGTggtccattttattttctaatattggTTTATCTAATCTTTTCTGCGTGGTGCTGTCTTCCATTCCTGTCTCACTATGTGTAAGATTTTGTCATGTGTGTTCATAGAAACATGGAATTCTCTGATTTTGATCTGAACATGAGTTTTTTAACCGTATTTTGACATGAGGTTCCTGACATTGGATACAAAGTTATCAGCATTCacaaatctttttgttttctccatttttttgtcCTTTGAGATGAAGTGCtgttcttttgcccaggttggactacagtggtgaaatcatagcgcactgcagccttgaattcctgggctcaagcaatcctcccacctgagcctcccaagtagctgggactataggcacctgtcaccaaccccagctaatatttttttaaattttttagaggcaggatcttgctatctaatgtttttaaaaaactaaaattgccAACTTTAGAATCTTgacagaaaaaattaattttaggagAGTCTACTTATGCAGTGTTCAAAAGTACTGAATTAGAAACCAGGAAATTTTAGTTCCTTctacctgtgtgatcttggggaaattatttaacctctcagtCCTAATTTTCCCCTTCTGTATAACGGGAGTCCAGGATCACAATATGTCTGGGCTCTCATTACCCAAACATCCGAGATTCCATTTTTGCCATGTGTCATCGAGTCTCTCCCCAACAGATGTTTGTGATGCTTTTGTGGCTCTCACCATGGTGGGCTTCTTTCAGAATTAGACTCCTGGTAAGTCACTGAGTCAGCAGCCTTCACATTATCTACCCTTAAATATCCAACCCCAGCAATTTATTCAATGctgtcatatttttataaaaacaaaagtaagccATCCTCATATAAGGAACCCCTTGGTAGATATTAACCTTAAAAAGGGTTTTCATTTTCAAACAAGATGCTTTGTTCTCCAGCAAGATATTCATCTCATCCCTTGCACTTTTGTTTAATTTGTGGATTCAGATTAGActgaggaaaatggaaaatatgaccTTGGTATTTTCTTAAAGTTGTGCCACCTtagagcccttttttttttttcttccttcactggataaataaaatatgtgaacgAGCGGAACCTGAATTGCATTGTCATTCCTTCAGTGTGGTTATTTTCTCTCCAACATGTAATTTTCCATTCTGAGACTGAATAAGCTCTGATGTTTCCCCGGCTaaatggaagaataaatgaaGCAATTAGTACTCTTTGTGCACAGTGTTTATTTTGCACAGTCCAGCATAAAACACAGGGCAAATCAGTATCCTCAGCAAGGATCATTGGCCAGATTTTGGAGAAATCATTCCAGTTTCCTCAGGTTCTCTATCTTCCTGTGGAaatgccattttaattttattctttaaagacTTATGCAAGCCCCCAAGCATCTGTTCAAGGCAACATTGTTTGAAGCTTTCCATGCTTGCTTCTGTCTTGCGTACCAATGAATCTCTGAGGATGAGACTTGACTTGTAAAAGCCTCCAGAATGAAAGCTTATGGCTGGTGGGAACTTCTAGGTACAGACATAATAGCAACTATTTAAAAAGCAGCTCTATTCCTCAGATGAAGGCCTAAAAGAAGCCGAGGTAGATAAAGTAGGAGCTGGGTCTGAAAGAGCAATTCAGCATGCCCTGTCTTTCCTGTTCAGCCAGGGTTTGTGGAAGTGGGTACTTGTAAGGACCCTCCCAGCCCATGAGGCAAGGATTGGGAGTTACTGTGGTAGAGCAGAGAGAAGTGGCTGAATCGGATTAGGTAATACAGTTTGATCTTTGGAAAGAACACAGGCTGTATACaatcagaggctgggaagcagTGTACTAcgcattttttaaagatattttctggCATGGGGGGGGGGTTGGGCAGACATCTCAACTGTATGGCAAACGAGAATGACCTTAGAACCTTGATCCCAGCCGCATTGCTTGCATTAAACCAGTCCGTCCCTTCAGTATTGAAACTTCTAAAACAAAGGGAAACCACATACCTATAGTGCTGAGATGGCAACTGGAGAAACTTAGAAATGAGTTCGGGCCCGGAGGTCTGGTGCTCACAGGCACTTGGATTGACAGAAACCTTAGCTAATATGAGCTCACACCAGA belongs to Macaca thibetana thibetana isolate TM-01 chromosome 4, ASM2454274v1, whole genome shotgun sequence and includes:
- the NRSN1 gene encoding neurensin-1; amino-acid sequence: MSSCSNVCGSRQAQAAVEGGYQRYGVRSYLHQFYEDCTASIWEYEDDFQIQRSPNRWSSVFWKVGLISGTVFVILGLTVLAVGFLVPPKIEAFGEADFVVVDTHAVRFNSALDMYKLAGAVLFCIGGTSMAGCLLMSVFVKSYSKEEKFLQQKFKERIADIKVHTQPVTKAPGPGETKIPVTLSRVQNVQPLSAT